The Nitriliruptor alkaliphilus DSM 45188 genome includes a region encoding these proteins:
- a CDS encoding S1C family serine protease encodes MSTDATEAPPRPIDGPTLPPPSAPPAPPEPGDRPGWARTATVAAAIAAVVSAGVAVPVTWALAGDEPTPAPTGTQHAEPAPGSVADIAATVGPSVARVSITGPQGNGSGSAVIYRSDGYLVTNAHVVATGGQVTVTLPDGTTLPAEVVGADSLSDLAVLRVDAEELPVPTYADTTPAVGDLAVAIGSPFGLDGSVTSGIVSAVGRSVSTPGAPLVDMIQTDAAINPGNSGGALVDASGRIVGINTAILSRTGTNNGIGFAIPVATVRTVADQLIETGQVEHAFLGVQGVTLDPGVAQRYGLDAESGAVIVAVEPDSPAAAAGLREGDTVVAFDDRPVGSMEELAGAVQRSEVGRTVPLTVLRDGRELTLETTLAERPAG; translated from the coding sequence GTGTCGACCGACGCCACCGAGGCACCGCCCCGGCCGATCGACGGCCCCACCCTCCCGCCCCCGTCGGCTCCACCCGCCCCGCCGGAGCCGGGTGATCGTCCCGGGTGGGCACGGACCGCGACCGTCGCCGCGGCGATCGCCGCGGTGGTCAGCGCGGGGGTCGCGGTGCCCGTCACCTGGGCGCTGGCCGGTGACGAGCCCACGCCGGCCCCGACCGGGACGCAGCACGCGGAGCCGGCACCCGGCTCGGTGGCCGACATCGCAGCCACGGTCGGTCCCTCGGTCGCGCGGGTGTCCATCACCGGGCCCCAGGGCAACGGCAGCGGCTCGGCCGTCATCTACCGCAGCGACGGGTACCTCGTCACCAACGCGCACGTGGTGGCCACCGGCGGGCAGGTCACCGTCACCCTCCCGGACGGGACCACGCTGCCCGCCGAGGTCGTGGGCGCCGACAGCCTGAGCGACCTCGCTGTCCTCCGGGTCGACGCCGAGGAGCTGCCGGTCCCCACCTATGCGGACACGACTCCCGCCGTCGGAGACCTCGCCGTGGCCATCGGGTCACCGTTCGGGCTCGACGGTTCGGTGACCAGCGGCATCGTCAGCGCCGTCGGTCGTTCGGTCTCGACCCCGGGCGCGCCGCTGGTCGACATGATCCAGACCGACGCGGCGATCAACCCGGGCAACTCGGGCGGGGCGCTGGTGGACGCGTCCGGGCGCATCGTCGGCATCAACACCGCGATCCTGTCGCGGACCGGGACCAACAACGGCATCGGCTTCGCCATCCCGGTCGCGACGGTCCGCACGGTGGCCGACCAGCTGATCGAGACCGGTCAGGTCGAGCACGCCTTCCTCGGCGTCCAGGGGGTCACCCTCGACCCCGGCGTCGCGCAGCGCTACGGCCTCGACGCGGAGTCGGGTGCGGTCATCGTCGCCGTCGAACCGGACAGCCCCGCCGCAGCAGCCGGGCTCCGAGAGGGCGACACCGTGGTGGCCTTCGACGATCGACCCGTCGGGTCGATGGAGGAGCTCGCCGGGGCCGTCCAGCGCAGCGAGGTCGGACGCACCGTCCCGCTCACGGTGCTGCGCGACGGTCGTGAGCTGACCCTTGAGACCACCCTCGCCGAGCGCCCCGCCGGCTGA
- the icmF gene encoding fused isobutyryl-CoA mutase/GTPase IcmF codes for MVAEPNDLHVPEHPVRFVTAGSLFDGHDAAINIMRRLLQSQGAEVVHLGHDRSVDEVVTAALQEDVQGVAVSSYQGGHVEYFTYLVEQLRERGAGHVKVYGGGGGVIVPDEIALLHERGVTRIFSPADGQQLGLPGMINTMIVDCDHDLSTELSAVDAVLGGDEAALARAITALECGAGDDLVGPLREAADRRSVPVLGITGTGGAGKSSLTDELVRRFRRDLEDKLRIAVLAIDPSRRRGGGALLGDRIRMNAIAPGRVFFRSIATRSHGSEVPEHLGDTIAACKAAGFDLVIVETPGIGQGDAAIVPFVDASLYVMTPEFGAASQLEKIDMLDFADAVAVNKFERRGADDARRDVARQMVRNREAFGTPWEQMPVFGTSAARFDDDGVTALYHHLRGVLQPHGLDVGPGVLPKVDTMVSTALSSVIPSGRERYLSEIAEAVRAYHQRTSEQADLVRRRQQLAAAAEELSRDGDEAAREAVERRLAELAEGIDADVEALLEDWPATVEAYSGDDFVYTVRDREVHVPLTRETLSGTKVPRVALPRTRDHGDLLTFLRSENLPGRFPFTAGVFPFKRHGEAPARMFAGEGDPFRTNRRFHYLAEGNPATRLSTAFDSVTLYGRDPEERPDVYGKVGTSGVSVATLDDAKALYAGFDLTSPTTSVSMTINGPAPTILAMFLNTAIDQQLDAFREVEGREPDAQEAEDIRARTLREVRGTVQADILKEDQGQNTCIFSTEFALRCMADVQEWFIEQQVRNFYSVSISGYHIAEAGANPITQLAFTLANGFTYAEAYRARGMDVDDFAPNFSFFFSNGMDAEYTVMGRVARRIWAIAMRDRYGANERSQKLKYHVQTSGRSLHAQEMDFNDIRTTLQAVCAIYDNTNSLHTNAYDEAVTTPTESSVRRALAIQMIIDQEWGLAKNENPLQGAAIVDELTDLVEEAVLAEFDRISDRGGVLGAMETGYQRGRIQDESMLYEHRKHDGSLPIVGVNTFLREDADGDPDGPVELMRATDDEKRSQLERVRIFRADHGDEGARQLARLQEAATSGGNVFDVLMDAVRHCSLGQITEALFEVGGQYRRNV; via the coding sequence GTGGTCGCCGAACCGAACGATCTGCACGTCCCTGAGCACCCCGTGCGGTTCGTGACCGCGGGCAGCCTGTTCGACGGCCACGATGCCGCGATCAACATCATGCGCCGCCTGCTCCAGTCGCAGGGCGCCGAGGTGGTCCACCTCGGCCACGACCGCAGCGTCGACGAGGTCGTGACGGCCGCGCTGCAGGAGGACGTCCAGGGTGTTGCCGTCAGCTCCTACCAGGGTGGGCACGTCGAGTACTTCACCTACCTGGTCGAGCAGCTGCGCGAGCGTGGCGCCGGTCACGTGAAGGTCTACGGCGGTGGTGGCGGTGTCATCGTCCCCGACGAGATCGCCCTGTTGCACGAGCGAGGTGTCACCCGCATCTTCTCGCCCGCGGACGGTCAGCAGCTCGGCCTGCCCGGGATGATCAACACCATGATCGTCGACTGCGACCACGACCTGTCGACCGAGCTGTCCGCCGTCGACGCGGTGCTCGGCGGGGACGAGGCGGCGCTCGCCCGCGCGATCACGGCCCTCGAGTGCGGCGCCGGTGACGATCTCGTCGGTCCGCTGCGTGAGGCCGCGGACCGACGGTCGGTGCCGGTCCTCGGCATCACCGGTACCGGCGGGGCGGGCAAGTCCTCGCTGACCGACGAGCTGGTCCGTCGTTTCCGGCGCGACCTCGAGGACAAGCTGCGCATCGCCGTGCTCGCCATCGACCCATCGCGGCGACGCGGTGGTGGCGCGCTGCTCGGCGACCGGATCCGCATGAACGCCATCGCGCCGGGCCGGGTGTTCTTCCGCTCGATCGCGACGAGGTCGCACGGCTCGGAGGTCCCCGAGCACCTGGGCGACACCATCGCCGCGTGCAAGGCCGCCGGGTTCGACCTCGTCATCGTCGAGACGCCGGGGATCGGGCAGGGCGACGCGGCCATCGTCCCGTTCGTCGACGCGTCCCTCTACGTGATGACCCCGGAGTTCGGCGCCGCATCGCAGCTCGAGAAGATCGACATGCTCGACTTCGCCGACGCGGTCGCGGTCAACAAGTTCGAACGGCGCGGTGCCGACGACGCCCGGCGCGACGTGGCGCGCCAGATGGTCCGCAACCGCGAGGCGTTCGGGACCCCGTGGGAACAGATGCCGGTCTTCGGGACCAGCGCGGCACGGTTCGACGACGACGGGGTGACGGCCCTCTACCACCACCTGCGTGGCGTGCTCCAACCCCACGGTCTGGACGTCGGTCCCGGGGTCCTGCCGAAGGTCGACACGATGGTGTCGACCGCGCTGTCGAGCGTGATCCCGTCGGGTCGCGAGCGGTACCTGTCCGAGATCGCCGAGGCGGTCCGTGCCTACCACCAGCGCACGAGCGAACAGGCCGATCTCGTCCGTCGGCGTCAGCAGCTGGCGGCCGCGGCCGAGGAGCTCAGCCGCGACGGCGACGAGGCTGCCCGTGAGGCGGTCGAGCGCCGGCTGGCCGAGCTCGCCGAGGGGATCGATGCGGACGTCGAGGCGCTGCTCGAGGACTGGCCGGCCACGGTCGAGGCCTACTCGGGTGACGACTTCGTGTACACGGTGCGCGACCGCGAGGTCCACGTGCCGCTGACGCGTGAGACGTTGTCGGGCACCAAGGTCCCGCGCGTCGCGCTGCCGCGCACCCGCGACCACGGCGACCTGCTGACCTTCCTGCGGTCCGAGAACCTGCCGGGGCGGTTCCCCTTCACCGCCGGGGTGTTCCCCTTCAAGCGCCATGGGGAGGCGCCGGCACGCATGTTCGCGGGGGAGGGGGACCCGTTCCGCACCAACCGCCGCTTCCACTACCTCGCCGAGGGCAACCCGGCCACACGCCTGTCGACCGCGTTCGACTCGGTGACGCTCTACGGCCGCGACCCCGAGGAGCGCCCCGACGTCTACGGCAAGGTCGGGACCTCCGGGGTCTCCGTGGCGACCCTCGACGACGCCAAGGCGCTGTACGCGGGGTTCGACCTGACCTCGCCGACCACGTCGGTGTCGATGACCATCAACGGGCCGGCTCCGACCATCCTGGCGATGTTCCTCAACACCGCGATCGACCAGCAGCTCGACGCCTTCCGCGAGGTAGAGGGCCGCGAGCCCGACGCGCAGGAGGCCGAGGACATCCGCGCCCGGACGCTGCGTGAGGTCCGAGGCACGGTCCAGGCCGACATCCTCAAGGAGGACCAGGGCCAGAACACCTGCATCTTCTCGACCGAGTTCGCGCTGCGGTGCATGGCGGACGTGCAGGAATGGTTCATCGAGCAGCAGGTCCGCAACTTCTACTCGGTGTCGATCAGCGGCTACCACATCGCCGAGGCGGGGGCGAACCCCATCACCCAGCTCGCCTTCACCCTCGCCAACGGCTTCACGTACGCCGAGGCGTACCGCGCCCGTGGCATGGACGTGGACGACTTCGCCCCGAACTTCTCGTTCTTCTTCTCCAACGGCATGGACGCCGAGTACACCGTGATGGGCCGGGTGGCGCGCCGCATCTGGGCCATCGCGATGCGCGACCGGTACGGCGCCAACGAACGCAGCCAGAAGCTCAAGTACCACGTGCAGACCTCGGGCCGGTCCCTGCACGCCCAGGAGATGGACTTCAACGACATCCGCACCACCCTGCAGGCCGTGTGCGCCATCTACGACAACACCAACTCGCTGCACACCAACGCCTACGACGAGGCGGTCACCACCCCCACCGAGTCGTCGGTGCGCCGGGCCCTGGCGATCCAGATGATCATCGACCAGGAGTGGGGCCTGGCCAAGAACGAGAACCCGCTGCAGGGCGCGGCGATCGTCGACGAGCTGACCGACCTCGTCGAGGAGGCGGTGCTCGCCGAGTTCGACCGCATCTCGGACCGTGGCGGGGTGCTCGGGGCGATGGAGACCGGCTACCAGCGCGGTCGCATCCAGGACGAGTCGATGCTCTACGAGCACAGGAAGCACGACGGCTCGCTGCCGATCGTCGGGGTCAACACCTTCCTCCGCGAGGACGCCGACGGCGATCCGGACGGTCCGGTCGAGCTCATGCGCGCGACCGACGACGAGAAGCGCAGCCAGCTCGAGCGTGTCCGCATCTTCCGCGCCGACCACGGCGACGAGGGTGCGCGACAGCTCGCGCGGCTCCAGGAAGCGGCCACCAGCGGCGGCAACGTCTTCGACGTGCTGATGGACGCCGTCCGCCACTGCTCGCTCGGGCAGATCACCGAGGCCTTGTTCGAGGTCGGGGGCCAGTACCGCCGCAACGTCTGA
- a CDS encoding response regulator transcription factor — MRVLIVEDDPSVGASLVDGLALNGFEASWVTTGAEALASADSADVVLLDLGLPDLDGLEVCRRLRSVSDVPIVVLSARTEELDRILSLERGADDHLVKPISLRELVARLHALERRMERLGGSDRAGDGTATVEVGRLRLDPRTRTVTVDGEPVDLTPKEHDLLAALLADPGAVRTREELMDEVWDEHWFGSTKTLNVHVASLRSKLGDPAWIATVRGVGFRLVDPDADPDDR, encoded by the coding sequence GTGCGCGTGCTGATCGTCGAGGACGACCCCTCGGTGGGAGCGTCGCTGGTCGACGGTCTCGCCCTCAACGGTTTCGAGGCGAGCTGGGTCACCACCGGCGCCGAGGCGCTCGCGTCGGCCGACAGCGCGGACGTGGTGCTGCTCGACCTCGGCCTCCCCGACCTCGACGGCTTGGAGGTCTGCCGGCGCCTGCGGTCGGTCTCCGACGTGCCGATCGTGGTGCTGTCGGCACGCACCGAGGAGCTCGATCGCATCCTGTCCTTGGAGCGTGGCGCCGACGACCACCTCGTCAAACCGATCTCGCTGCGTGAGCTCGTGGCACGGCTGCACGCGCTCGAACGACGCATGGAGCGGCTCGGCGGCTCCGATCGGGCGGGCGACGGGACCGCCACCGTCGAGGTGGGTCGGCTGCGGCTGGACCCACGGACCCGGACCGTGACGGTGGACGGCGAGCCGGTCGATCTCACCCCGAAGGAGCACGACCTCCTCGCCGCCCTGCTGGCCGACCCGGGGGCGGTCCGCACCCGCGAGGAGCTCATGGACGAGGTGTGGGACGAGCACTGGTTCGGGTCGACCAAGACCCTCAACGTCCACGTCGCGTCGCTGCGGAGCAAGCTCGGTGATCCGGCGTGGATCGCGACCGTCCGTGGCGTGGGGTTCCGCCTCGTCGACCCCGATGCCGACCCGGATGACCGGTGA
- a CDS encoding PAS domain-containing protein, which produces MFRWPGVPMGVPGAGPAAVVRVRDAWPVTTPVTAVALLLAGTVIALLVAALITVGRTIDGSHQERVRANALLTGVLGALHEGLIVRDGDGHVVVANPAADEMVGLRFADDPDRAAMIAAGDLRDEGGMPLTLAELPSTHVQLTGSPVLGRVVRLGGGRRAPLGAHQLRPVRCRRRAYRHHLDLQRRHGGPRAGDGPDSRRGTVPPGVR; this is translated from the coding sequence TTGTTCCGGTGGCCTGGCGTGCCGATGGGGGTGCCGGGAGCAGGTCCTGCGGCCGTCGTGCGCGTCCGGGACGCGTGGCCCGTCACCACCCCGGTGACCGCCGTCGCGCTGCTGCTGGCGGGCACCGTGATCGCCCTGCTCGTCGCTGCGCTGATCACCGTCGGCCGCACGATCGACGGATCCCACCAGGAGCGCGTCCGTGCGAACGCGCTGCTGACCGGGGTCCTCGGCGCCCTGCACGAGGGTCTGATCGTGCGCGACGGAGACGGTCACGTCGTCGTCGCCAACCCAGCGGCCGACGAGATGGTGGGACTGCGCTTCGCCGACGACCCCGACCGTGCCGCGATGATCGCGGCGGGTGATCTGCGCGACGAGGGCGGGATGCCGCTGACGCTCGCGGAGCTACCGAGCACCCACGTGCAGCTCACCGGCAGTCCCGTGCTCGGCCGCGTCGTGCGCCTCGGGGGGGGACGACGCGCCCCTCTGGGTGCGCACCAACTGCGTCCCGTTCGATGCCGCCGACGGGCGTATCGGCACCATCTCGACCTTCAGCGACGTCACGGTGGACCACGAGCTGGCGACGGCCCTGACTCTCGCCGAGGAACGGTTCCGCCTGGCGTTCGATGA
- a CDS encoding sensor histidine kinase yields MTGEAPPPPPIDAGVPALARQLVRRVVVPLLVGFLVFLVPLVVLSVRDARTGLEQQAELRAAALALIARDVLGTGGPIVAIEDLPRLPGEQVALILPSGGQLQASAPLPEEVRRSPVITAALRGGIQAERLPAIGAVVAAAPVITGARVNGAAVTILPSDEADARVRSTLLLLGVLSTGLLVVAVVAGRSLARTIVRPIATLDLVAGRLAAGDLDARAPTDLGPSELRRLAVTLNRSVDRLQDALAQQRRFVADASHQLRTPLTGLRLRLEAAEMAAGDDQGRLAAAVAEVDRLTALVGDLLLLARTEAQGEGDRSAVADVDVVPVAEERVATWVLLGQERGVAVRADVPDGPVTASVRPGALEQVLDNLLANALRVAPAGSGVDVTVGEGPNVVLVTVADRGPGLTDDQRARAFDRFWRASDAAAGGSGLGLAIVRELVRASGGDVALHPRDGGGLVAEVRLRPAGR; encoded by the coding sequence GTGACCGGCGAGGCACCGCCGCCACCACCGATCGACGCGGGCGTCCCGGCGCTGGCCCGCCAGCTCGTGCGGCGCGTCGTCGTGCCGCTCCTGGTCGGTTTCCTGGTGTTCCTCGTCCCCCTGGTCGTGCTGTCCGTGCGCGATGCGCGGACCGGTCTCGAACAGCAGGCCGAACTGCGGGCTGCTGCCCTCGCGCTGATCGCCCGCGACGTGCTCGGCACGGGTGGGCCGATCGTGGCGATCGAGGACCTGCCGCGGCTGCCGGGTGAGCAGGTCGCCCTGATCCTGCCGTCGGGCGGGCAGCTGCAGGCCAGCGCCCCCCTCCCCGAGGAGGTCCGCCGCAGTCCGGTCATCACCGCGGCCCTGCGCGGCGGCATCCAGGCCGAACGGCTCCCGGCCATCGGGGCCGTCGTGGCCGCCGCCCCGGTCATCACGGGCGCACGTGTCAACGGCGCGGCGGTCACGATCCTGCCCTCCGACGAGGCCGACGCGCGGGTGCGTTCGACGTTGCTCCTGCTCGGCGTCCTGTCGACGGGTCTCCTGGTGGTGGCCGTCGTCGCCGGCCGCTCCCTCGCCCGGACCATCGTGCGCCCGATCGCGACCCTCGACCTCGTCGCCGGGCGCTTGGCCGCGGGGGACCTCGACGCCCGCGCGCCGACCGACCTCGGACCGTCCGAGCTGCGGCGGCTCGCCGTGACCCTCAACCGGAGCGTCGACCGCCTGCAGGACGCCCTCGCGCAGCAGCGGCGGTTCGTCGCCGACGCGTCCCACCAGCTGCGGACACCCCTGACCGGCCTGCGGCTGCGGCTGGAGGCGGCCGAGATGGCGGCTGGCGACGACCAAGGTCGGCTGGCTGCCGCCGTCGCCGAGGTCGACCGGCTCACGGCCCTGGTCGGTGACCTGCTGCTGCTCGCACGCACCGAGGCGCAGGGGGAGGGCGACCGATCCGCCGTCGCCGATGTGGACGTCGTCCCGGTGGCCGAAGAACGCGTCGCGACCTGGGTCCTGCTCGGCCAGGAACGCGGTGTCGCCGTGCGTGCCGACGTCCCGGACGGACCGGTCACGGCGTCGGTGCGGCCGGGCGCGCTCGAGCAGGTGCTGGACAACCTGCTCGCCAACGCGCTGCGGGTCGCCCCGGCCGGCAGCGGCGTCGACGTGACGGTCGGCGAGGGGCCGAACGTGGTGCTCGTCACGGTCGCCGACCGTGGACCGGGCCTCACCGACGATCAGCGTGCGCGGGCGTTCGATCGCTTCTGGCGCGCGTCGGACGCGGCCGCGGGAGGCTCGGGGCTCGGCCTGGCGATCGTCCGCGAGCTGGTCCGCGCCTCGGGTGGCGACGTCGCCCTCCACCCGCGTGACGGTGGCGGGCTTGTCGCCGAGGTGCGCCTCCGGCCGGCCGGGAGGTGA
- a CDS encoding universal stress protein gives MSDTSIATRIVVGIDASEHARRALAWARDEARLRGATLEVVHAYPPPEVLLMPAVLALPSDTELEAAAAAVIEEALEEVGGFEGIPLIRTVRAGGAAGILCHAADDAALVVVGTRGRGGFKELLLGSVSHQVATHASCPVVIVGGESR, from the coding sequence GTGAGCGACACGTCCATCGCGACCCGCATCGTGGTCGGCATCGATGCGTCCGAGCACGCTCGGCGTGCCCTGGCCTGGGCCCGCGACGAGGCGCGGCTGCGTGGCGCGACCCTCGAGGTGGTGCACGCCTACCCGCCGCCCGAGGTGCTGCTGATGCCGGCGGTCCTCGCCCTGCCGTCCGACACCGAGCTCGAGGCCGCGGCGGCTGCGGTCATCGAGGAGGCGCTCGAGGAGGTCGGTGGCTTCGAGGGCATCCCGCTGATCCGGACCGTCCGGGCCGGTGGCGCGGCCGGCATCCTCTGCCACGCTGCTGACGACGCCGCGCTCGTCGTGGTCGGGACCCGAGGACGGGGTGGCTTCAAGGAGCTGCTGCTCGGCTCGGTGAGCCACCAGGTGGCGACACACGCCAGCTGCCCGGTGGTCATCGTCGGTGGCGAGTCGCGCTGA
- a CDS encoding PH domain-containing protein codes for MRYPERLLTEDEEIVRQFRPHWRVLLPSLSWAMILAVGVGVGFAFDPPVGRIALGVAVLIWLLVAGRAVLDYWFTNYVLTTERIIVRSGMVARNGTEIPLENINNVLFSQRVIERLLGYGDVMLESAGSQGQSRLEDIPDPEAFQSQVYRVREARSLALRHGPGPANHADGDVVTRLERLADLRERGHLSEDEFAEQKRRLLDG; via the coding sequence GTGCGGTACCCGGAGCGGCTCCTGACCGAGGACGAGGAGATCGTCCGCCAGTTCCGCCCGCACTGGCGGGTCCTGCTGCCCTCCCTCAGCTGGGCGATGATCCTCGCGGTCGGGGTCGGGGTCGGGTTCGCCTTCGATCCGCCCGTGGGCCGCATCGCCCTCGGGGTCGCGGTCCTCATCTGGCTCCTGGTGGCGGGCCGTGCGGTGCTCGACTACTGGTTCACCAACTACGTGCTGACCACCGAACGCATCATCGTCCGCTCCGGCATGGTCGCCCGCAACGGCACCGAGATCCCGCTCGAGAACATCAACAACGTGCTGTTCTCCCAGCGGGTGATCGAGCGGCTGCTCGGGTACGGCGACGTGATGCTCGAGTCGGCCGGGAGCCAGGGCCAGAGCCGCCTCGAGGACATCCCGGATCCCGAGGCGTTCCAGTCGCAGGTCTACCGCGTCCGCGAGGCGCGTTCGTTGGCGCTGCGGCACGGTCCGGGGCCGGCGAACCACGCGGACGGCGACGTGGTCACGCGTCTCGAGCGGCTGGCCGACCTGCGCGAGCGGGGCCACCTCAGCGAGGACGAGTTCGCCGAGCAGAAGCGGCGGCTGCTCGACGGCTGA
- a CDS encoding acyl-CoA thioesterase, translated as MDDPTTDRSYYRHVVDEQVRFSDTDALGHVNNVAVAALVESGRVAFAMDLLTHAGARETSDAVAGLVLVRLEIDFRAELRYPAKLTVASRLVALGRTSLTVATGVFEGRRCAATARGVLVVVGTDGPRPIPADVRAALEQELP; from the coding sequence GTGGACGATCCGACGACCGACCGCAGCTACTACCGCCACGTCGTCGACGAGCAGGTGCGCTTCAGCGACACCGACGCGCTCGGCCACGTCAACAACGTCGCCGTGGCCGCGCTCGTGGAATCGGGCCGCGTCGCCTTCGCCATGGACCTGCTCACACACGCAGGTGCGCGCGAGACCTCGGATGCGGTGGCGGGGCTCGTCCTCGTCCGGCTCGAGATCGACTTCCGCGCGGAGCTGCGGTACCCGGCCAAGCTGACGGTCGCCTCGCGGCTCGTCGCGCTCGGCCGCACCTCGCTGACGGTCGCGACCGGCGTGTTCGAGGGTCGGCGGTGCGCCGCGACCGCCCGGGGCGTGCTGGTGGTCGTCGGCACCGACGGCCCTCGGCCGATCCCCGCGGACGTCCGTGCCGCGTTGGAGCAGGAGCTGCCCTGA
- a CDS encoding GGDEF domain-containing protein, translated as MDHELATALTLAEERFRLAFDEAPIGIAVVHPDGRFEDINPALCALLDRTREELLGTRLRDLTHPDDLDAPPIEHGDLLAGVTDSYAMDRRYLQRSGAEVWVNLHVSALRDHTGSIERFLVQVVDLTERKALEAKLSHAATHDPLTGLPNRRLVEDRLALALAASRRDAGTIAVLFCDLDGFKAVNDTHGHRIGDLLLTTVADRLRGVAREIDTVGRIGGDEFVVVAGSITDPEDAEQLAARVRRAIEQPVDLEGVHLTPRVSVGLHLADGYDTTDEVLSFADRRMYEAKTDRRLAVRTSRR; from the coding sequence GTGGACCACGAGCTGGCGACGGCCCTGACTCTCGCCGAGGAACGGTTCCGCCTGGCGTTCGATGAGGCGCCCATCGGCATCGCCGTCGTCCACCCCGATGGCCGGTTCGAGGACATCAACCCCGCGCTGTGCGCGCTGCTGGACCGGACGCGCGAGGAGTTGCTCGGGACGCGGCTCCGCGACCTGACCCACCCCGATGACCTGGACGCCCCACCCATCGAGCACGGTGACCTGCTGGCCGGAGTCACCGACAGCTACGCGATGGACCGGCGCTACCTGCAGCGGAGCGGCGCGGAGGTCTGGGTCAACCTGCACGTCTCGGCGCTCCGCGACCACACCGGCAGCATCGAGCGGTTCCTGGTCCAGGTGGTCGATCTCACCGAACGGAAGGCCCTCGAGGCCAAGCTGTCGCACGCCGCCACGCACGACCCCCTCACGGGGCTGCCGAACCGGCGACTGGTCGAGGACCGACTGGCGCTCGCCCTGGCCGCGTCCCGCCGCGACGCGGGCACCATCGCCGTGCTCTTCTGCGACCTCGACGGCTTCAAAGCGGTCAACGACACCCACGGGCATCGCATCGGCGACCTGCTGCTGACCACGGTGGCCGACCGCCTGCGCGGCGTCGCGCGGGAGATCGACACGGTCGGCCGCATCGGCGGCGACGAGTTCGTGGTGGTGGCGGGCAGCATCACCGACCCGGAAGATGCCGAGCAGCTCGCGGCTCGGGTGCGCCGCGCCATCGAGCAGCCCGTCGACCTCGAAGGCGTCCACCTGACGCCCCGCGTCTCGGTCGGCCTCCACCTCGCCGACGGGTACGACACGACCGACGAGGTGCTCAGCTTCGCCGATCGGCGGATGTACGAGGCGAAGACGGACCGGCGACTGGCGGTGCGGACCTCACGACGCTGA